The following proteins are co-located in the Vigna unguiculata cultivar IT97K-499-35 chromosome 9, ASM411807v1, whole genome shotgun sequence genome:
- the LOC114162234 gene encoding respiratory burst oxidase homolog protein E isoform X3 gives MRTSSFGRCSSAEFELPESFGTSSPTVGGRAYGAMMPVFLNDLRSNHHKELVEITLELENDAVLLCNVTPAAAYSAPNASPSSSRGGGDDGAGVARSLSITSRIRRKFPWLRSLSSASVESVAAAEDPVTTARNARKMRAKLERTRSSAQRALKGLRFISKSGEASEELWGKVQERFSLLAKDGMLAREDFGECIGMEDSKEFAVCIFDALTRRKERRVSSINREELHEFWLQISDQSFDARLQIFFDMADSNEDGRITREEVQELIMLSASANKLSKLKEQAEGYASLIMEELDPENLGYIELWQLEMLLLEKDRYMNYSRQLSSASVNWSQNMTDTRSGNDIQRLRRTLQCIALEYWRRGWILLLWWVTIATLFGWKFFQYRNRSTFQVMSYCIPIAKGAAETLKFNMALILLPVCRNTLTWLRSTGARKFVPFDDNINFHKMIAFAIAVAVAVHAGSHLACDFPLLVNSSPEKFSLISSDFNNKRPTYKSLLTGVEGVTGISMVILMAISFTLATHHFRRNAVRLPSPFNRLTGFNAFWYSHHLFALVYVLLLVHGTFLYLTHRWYHKTTWMYISVPLLLYIAERTLRTRRSAHYTVKILKVSGLPGNVFSLIMSKPNGFKYKSGQYIFLQCPKISPFEWHPFSITSAPGDEYLSVHIRTVGDWTQELKLLLTKDDDKLPSVKRGATFGELMQLDQRGQPRLLVDGPYGAPAQDYQSFDVLLLIGLGIGATPFISILRDLLSNTKTLDELGMQEPSNTETSQATRSDESSNSFTSSNLTPGGNKRSRRTTNAYFYWVTREPGSFEWFKGVMDEVAEMDHKGQIELHNYLTSVYEEGDARSTLITMIQALNHAKHGVDILSGTRVRTHFARPNWKEVFNKIASKHPFSTGCSIAGCQYWQRS, from the exons ATGAGGACGTCGTCGTTCGGGAGATGCAGCAGCGCCGAGTTCGAACTGCCGGAGAGCTTCGGCACCTCGTCTCCGACGGTCGGGGGACGCGCCTACGGCGCAATGATGCCGGTGTTCCTCAACGACCTCCGGAGCAACCACCACAAGGAGCTCGTGGAGATCACGCTGGAGCTCGAAAACGACGCGGTCCTTCTCTGCAACGTGACGCCGGCGGCCGCGTATTCCGCTCCCAATGCTTCTCCATCGTCGAGCAGGGGAGGGGGTGACGACGGCGCCGGCGTGGCTCGGAGCCTCTCTATTACGTCGAGGATTCGGAGGAAGTTCCCGTGGCTGCGGTCGTTGTCGTCGGCGTCGGTGGAGAGTGTCGCCGCCGCCGAGGATCCGGTGACGACGGCGCGAAACGCGCGGAAAATGAGAGCGAAGCTTGAACGGACGAGGTCGAGTGCGCAGAGAGCTCTGAAAGGTCTGAGATTCATCAGCAAGTCCGGTGAAGCCAGCGAGGAGTTGTGGGGAAAGGTGCAAGAACGTTTCAGCTTGCTGGCCAAAGATGGCATGCTCGCTCGTGAAGACTTTGGTGAATGCATAG GGATGGAAGATTCGAAGGAATTTGCAGTGTGTATATTCGACGCATTGACTCGGAGGAAGGAAAGGAGAGTTAGTAGCATAAACAGAGAAGAGTTGCACGAGTTCTGGTTGCAAATTTCAGACCAGAGTTTTGATGCTCGCCTGCAGATTTTCTTTGACAT gGCAGACAGTAACGAGGACGGAAGAATTACTAGAGAGGAAGTACAAGAG CTCATAATGCTCAGTGCTTCCGCAAACAAGTTATCGAAGCTAAAGGAACAAGCTGAAGGATATGCTTCCTTAATAATGGAAGAATTAGATCCAGAAAACCTGGGTTATATCGAG CTGTGGCAGCTAGAAATGTTATTACTAGAAAAAGATAGATACATGAATTACAGCAGACAACTGAGCAGTGCAAGCGTAAATTGGAGTCAAAATATGACTGATACAAGGTCTGGAAATGATATACAAAGATTGCGCAGGACCCTCCAATGTATTGCATTAGAGTATTGGAGAAGGGGTTGGATTTTGTTATTGTGGTGGGTTACCATTGCTACCCTCTTTGGCTGGAAATTTTTCCAGTATAGAAACAGATCAACTTTTCAAGTCATGAGCTACTGCATACCCATAGCCAAGGGTGCTGCAGAGACACTCAAGTTCAACATGGCTCTCATCCTCTTACCAGTCTGTCGAAACACTCTTACATGGCTTCGTTCCACCGGAGCCAGGAAGTTTGTGCCCTTCGATGACAACATTAATTTCCACAAG ATGATTGCATTCGCCATAGCTGTTGCAGTCGCCGTTCATGCGGGCAGTCATCTGGCGTGTGATTTCCCCCTTCTCGTGAACTCATCTCCGGAAAAATTTTCACTTATATCTTCAGATTTCAATAACAAAAGACCCACGTACAAATCACTTCTGACCGGAGTAGAAGGCGTAACCGGTATCTCCATGGTTATTCTCATGGCCATCTCTTTCACTCTAGCAACTCACCACTTCCGGAGAAACGCTGTGAGGCTTCCTTCACCCTTTAACAGATTGACAGGCTTCAACGCATTTTGGTACTCACACCACCTTTTTGCTCTCGTCTACGTTCTGCTACTCGTCCATGGAACATTCTTGTATTTGACCCATCGGTGGTACCACAAAACG ACATGGATGTATATCTCTGTTCCTCTGCTGCTGTACATAGCAGAGCGTACTCTACGCACTCGAAGATCAGCACATTATACGGTGAAAATTCTGAAG GTATCGGGGCTACCAGGAAATGTCTTCAGCTTAATCATGTCTAAGCCTAATGGATTCAAGTACAAAAGCGGACAGTACATATTTTTACAATGTCCAAAAATCTCTCCCTTTGAGTG GCACCCATTTTCCATCACCTCAGCTCCAGGAGATGAGTACCTAAGTGTTCACATCCGAACAGTGGGAGACTGGACACAAGAACTTAAGCTTCTGCTGACAAAAGATGATGACAAATTGCCTTCGGTTAAACGTGGTGCGACGTTTGGTGAACTAATGCAACTGGATCAAAGAGG ACAACCGAGGCTGCTTGTCGATGGCCCTTATGGAGCTCCAGCACAGGACTACCAGAGCTTTGATGTACTACTCCTCATAGGATTAGGAATTGGAGCAACTCCTTTCATTAGCATTCTCAGAGATCTTCTCAGTAACACCAAAACACTGGATGAACTCGGG ATGCAGGAACCATCAAACACAGAAACAAGTCAAGCAACCAGATCAGACGAGAGCTCCAATAGTTTTACATCGTCAAACTTAACGCCCGGAGGAAATAAGAGATCACGAAGGACTACAAATGCTTATTTCTACTGGGTTACTAGGGAGCCTGGATCTTTCGAATGGTTTAAAGGAGTAATGGACGAAGTTGCAGAAATGGACcacaaa GGGCAAATTGAGCTCCACAATTATCTTACAAGTGTCTATGAAGAGGGGGATGCGAGATCAACCTTAATCACCATGATCCAAGCACTGAACCATGCCAAACATGGTGTTGACATCCTATCAGGCACTCGA GTAAGAACACACTTTGCTAGGCCTAATTGGAAAGAGGTTTTCAACAAGATTGCCTCCAAACATCCGTTTTCTACA GGGTGTTCTATTGCGGGATGCCAGTATTGGCAAAGGAGCTAA
- the LOC114162234 gene encoding respiratory burst oxidase homolog protein E isoform X1: MRTSSFGRCSSAEFELPESFGTSSPTVGGRAYGAMMPVFLNDLRSNHHKELVEITLELENDAVLLCNVTPAAAYSAPNASPSSSRGGGDDGAGVARSLSITSRIRRKFPWLRSLSSASVESVAAAEDPVTTARNARKMRAKLERTRSSAQRALKGLRFISKSGEASEELWGKVQERFSLLAKDGMLAREDFGECIGMEDSKEFAVCIFDALTRRKERRVSSINREELHEFWLQISDQSFDARLQIFFDMADSNEDGRITREEVQELIMLSASANKLSKLKEQAEGYASLIMEELDPENLGYIELWQLEMLLLEKDRYMNYSRQLSSASVNWSQNMTDTRSGNDIQRLRRTLQCIALEYWRRGWILLLWWVTIATLFGWKFFQYRNRSTFQVMSYCIPIAKGAAETLKFNMALILLPVCRNTLTWLRSTGARKFVPFDDNINFHKMIAFAIAVAVAVHAGSHLACDFPLLVNSSPEKFSLISSDFNNKRPTYKSLLTGVEGVTGISMVILMAISFTLATHHFRRNAVRLPSPFNRLTGFNAFWYSHHLFALVYVLLLVHGTFLYLTHRWYHKTTWMYISVPLLLYIAERTLRTRRSAHYTVKILKVSGLPGNVFSLIMSKPNGFKYKSGQYIFLQCPKISPFEWHPFSITSAPGDEYLSVHIRTVGDWTQELKLLLTKDDDKLPSVKRGATFGELMQLDQRGQPRLLVDGPYGAPAQDYQSFDVLLLIGLGIGATPFISILRDLLSNTKTLDELGMQEPSNTETSQATRSDESSNSFTSSNLTPGGNKRSRRTTNAYFYWVTREPGSFEWFKGVMDEVAEMDHKGQIELHNYLTSVYEEGDARSTLITMIQALNHAKHGVDILSGTRVRTHFARPNWKEVFNKIASKHPFSTVGVFYCGMPVLAKELKKLSVELSHKTTTRFEFHKEYF, from the exons ATGAGGACGTCGTCGTTCGGGAGATGCAGCAGCGCCGAGTTCGAACTGCCGGAGAGCTTCGGCACCTCGTCTCCGACGGTCGGGGGACGCGCCTACGGCGCAATGATGCCGGTGTTCCTCAACGACCTCCGGAGCAACCACCACAAGGAGCTCGTGGAGATCACGCTGGAGCTCGAAAACGACGCGGTCCTTCTCTGCAACGTGACGCCGGCGGCCGCGTATTCCGCTCCCAATGCTTCTCCATCGTCGAGCAGGGGAGGGGGTGACGACGGCGCCGGCGTGGCTCGGAGCCTCTCTATTACGTCGAGGATTCGGAGGAAGTTCCCGTGGCTGCGGTCGTTGTCGTCGGCGTCGGTGGAGAGTGTCGCCGCCGCCGAGGATCCGGTGACGACGGCGCGAAACGCGCGGAAAATGAGAGCGAAGCTTGAACGGACGAGGTCGAGTGCGCAGAGAGCTCTGAAAGGTCTGAGATTCATCAGCAAGTCCGGTGAAGCCAGCGAGGAGTTGTGGGGAAAGGTGCAAGAACGTTTCAGCTTGCTGGCCAAAGATGGCATGCTCGCTCGTGAAGACTTTGGTGAATGCATAG GGATGGAAGATTCGAAGGAATTTGCAGTGTGTATATTCGACGCATTGACTCGGAGGAAGGAAAGGAGAGTTAGTAGCATAAACAGAGAAGAGTTGCACGAGTTCTGGTTGCAAATTTCAGACCAGAGTTTTGATGCTCGCCTGCAGATTTTCTTTGACAT gGCAGACAGTAACGAGGACGGAAGAATTACTAGAGAGGAAGTACAAGAG CTCATAATGCTCAGTGCTTCCGCAAACAAGTTATCGAAGCTAAAGGAACAAGCTGAAGGATATGCTTCCTTAATAATGGAAGAATTAGATCCAGAAAACCTGGGTTATATCGAG CTGTGGCAGCTAGAAATGTTATTACTAGAAAAAGATAGATACATGAATTACAGCAGACAACTGAGCAGTGCAAGCGTAAATTGGAGTCAAAATATGACTGATACAAGGTCTGGAAATGATATACAAAGATTGCGCAGGACCCTCCAATGTATTGCATTAGAGTATTGGAGAAGGGGTTGGATTTTGTTATTGTGGTGGGTTACCATTGCTACCCTCTTTGGCTGGAAATTTTTCCAGTATAGAAACAGATCAACTTTTCAAGTCATGAGCTACTGCATACCCATAGCCAAGGGTGCTGCAGAGACACTCAAGTTCAACATGGCTCTCATCCTCTTACCAGTCTGTCGAAACACTCTTACATGGCTTCGTTCCACCGGAGCCAGGAAGTTTGTGCCCTTCGATGACAACATTAATTTCCACAAG ATGATTGCATTCGCCATAGCTGTTGCAGTCGCCGTTCATGCGGGCAGTCATCTGGCGTGTGATTTCCCCCTTCTCGTGAACTCATCTCCGGAAAAATTTTCACTTATATCTTCAGATTTCAATAACAAAAGACCCACGTACAAATCACTTCTGACCGGAGTAGAAGGCGTAACCGGTATCTCCATGGTTATTCTCATGGCCATCTCTTTCACTCTAGCAACTCACCACTTCCGGAGAAACGCTGTGAGGCTTCCTTCACCCTTTAACAGATTGACAGGCTTCAACGCATTTTGGTACTCACACCACCTTTTTGCTCTCGTCTACGTTCTGCTACTCGTCCATGGAACATTCTTGTATTTGACCCATCGGTGGTACCACAAAACG ACATGGATGTATATCTCTGTTCCTCTGCTGCTGTACATAGCAGAGCGTACTCTACGCACTCGAAGATCAGCACATTATACGGTGAAAATTCTGAAG GTATCGGGGCTACCAGGAAATGTCTTCAGCTTAATCATGTCTAAGCCTAATGGATTCAAGTACAAAAGCGGACAGTACATATTTTTACAATGTCCAAAAATCTCTCCCTTTGAGTG GCACCCATTTTCCATCACCTCAGCTCCAGGAGATGAGTACCTAAGTGTTCACATCCGAACAGTGGGAGACTGGACACAAGAACTTAAGCTTCTGCTGACAAAAGATGATGACAAATTGCCTTCGGTTAAACGTGGTGCGACGTTTGGTGAACTAATGCAACTGGATCAAAGAGG ACAACCGAGGCTGCTTGTCGATGGCCCTTATGGAGCTCCAGCACAGGACTACCAGAGCTTTGATGTACTACTCCTCATAGGATTAGGAATTGGAGCAACTCCTTTCATTAGCATTCTCAGAGATCTTCTCAGTAACACCAAAACACTGGATGAACTCGGG ATGCAGGAACCATCAAACACAGAAACAAGTCAAGCAACCAGATCAGACGAGAGCTCCAATAGTTTTACATCGTCAAACTTAACGCCCGGAGGAAATAAGAGATCACGAAGGACTACAAATGCTTATTTCTACTGGGTTACTAGGGAGCCTGGATCTTTCGAATGGTTTAAAGGAGTAATGGACGAAGTTGCAGAAATGGACcacaaa GGGCAAATTGAGCTCCACAATTATCTTACAAGTGTCTATGAAGAGGGGGATGCGAGATCAACCTTAATCACCATGATCCAAGCACTGAACCATGCCAAACATGGTGTTGACATCCTATCAGGCACTCGA GTAAGAACACACTTTGCTAGGCCTAATTGGAAAGAGGTTTTCAACAAGATTGCCTCCAAACATCCGTTTTCTACAGTAG GGGTGTTCTATTGCGGGATGCCAGTATTGGCAAAGGAGCTAAAGAAGCTATCAGTTGAACTCAGCCACAAGACAACTACACGCTTCGAGTTTCACAAGGAGTACTTCTGA
- the LOC114162234 gene encoding respiratory burst oxidase homolog protein E isoform X2, whose amino-acid sequence MRTSSFGRCSSAEFELPESFGTSSPTVGGRAYGAMMPVFLNDLRSNHHKELVEITLELENDAVLLCNVTPAAAYSAPNASPSSSRGGGDDGAGVARSLSITSRIRRKFPWLRSLSSASVESVAAAEDPVTTARNARKMRAKLERTRSSAQRALKGLRFISKSGEASEELWGKVQERFSLLAKDGMLAREDFGECIGMEDSKEFAVCIFDALTRRKERRVSSINREELHEFWLQISDQSFDARLQIFFDMADSNEDGRITREEVQELIMLSASANKLSKLKEQAEGYASLIMEELDPENLGYIELWQLEMLLLEKDRYMNYSRQLSSASVNWSQNMTDTRSGNDIQRLRRTLQCIALEYWRRGWILLLWWVTIATLFGWKFFQYRNRSTFQVMSYCIPIAKGAAETLKFNMALILLPVCRNTLTWLRSTGARKFVPFDDNINFHKMIAFAIAVAVAVHAGSHLACDFPLLVNSSPEKFSLISSDFNNKRPTYKSLLTGVEGVTGISMVILMAISFTLATHHFRRNAVRLPSPFNRLTGFNAFWYSHHLFALVYVLLLVHGTFLYLTHRWYHKTTWMYISVPLLLYIAERTLRTRRSAHYTVKILKVSGLPGNVFSLIMSKPNGFKYKSGQYIFLQCPKISPFEWHPFSITSAPGDEYLSVHIRTVGDWTQELKLLLTKDDDKLPSVKRGATFGELMQLDQRGQPRLLVDGPYGAPAQDYQSFDVLLLIGLGIGATPFISILRDLLSNTKTLDELGEPSNTETSQATRSDESSNSFTSSNLTPGGNKRSRRTTNAYFYWVTREPGSFEWFKGVMDEVAEMDHKGQIELHNYLTSVYEEGDARSTLITMIQALNHAKHGVDILSGTRVRTHFARPNWKEVFNKIASKHPFSTVGVFYCGMPVLAKELKKLSVELSHKTTTRFEFHKEYF is encoded by the exons ATGAGGACGTCGTCGTTCGGGAGATGCAGCAGCGCCGAGTTCGAACTGCCGGAGAGCTTCGGCACCTCGTCTCCGACGGTCGGGGGACGCGCCTACGGCGCAATGATGCCGGTGTTCCTCAACGACCTCCGGAGCAACCACCACAAGGAGCTCGTGGAGATCACGCTGGAGCTCGAAAACGACGCGGTCCTTCTCTGCAACGTGACGCCGGCGGCCGCGTATTCCGCTCCCAATGCTTCTCCATCGTCGAGCAGGGGAGGGGGTGACGACGGCGCCGGCGTGGCTCGGAGCCTCTCTATTACGTCGAGGATTCGGAGGAAGTTCCCGTGGCTGCGGTCGTTGTCGTCGGCGTCGGTGGAGAGTGTCGCCGCCGCCGAGGATCCGGTGACGACGGCGCGAAACGCGCGGAAAATGAGAGCGAAGCTTGAACGGACGAGGTCGAGTGCGCAGAGAGCTCTGAAAGGTCTGAGATTCATCAGCAAGTCCGGTGAAGCCAGCGAGGAGTTGTGGGGAAAGGTGCAAGAACGTTTCAGCTTGCTGGCCAAAGATGGCATGCTCGCTCGTGAAGACTTTGGTGAATGCATAG GGATGGAAGATTCGAAGGAATTTGCAGTGTGTATATTCGACGCATTGACTCGGAGGAAGGAAAGGAGAGTTAGTAGCATAAACAGAGAAGAGTTGCACGAGTTCTGGTTGCAAATTTCAGACCAGAGTTTTGATGCTCGCCTGCAGATTTTCTTTGACAT gGCAGACAGTAACGAGGACGGAAGAATTACTAGAGAGGAAGTACAAGAG CTCATAATGCTCAGTGCTTCCGCAAACAAGTTATCGAAGCTAAAGGAACAAGCTGAAGGATATGCTTCCTTAATAATGGAAGAATTAGATCCAGAAAACCTGGGTTATATCGAG CTGTGGCAGCTAGAAATGTTATTACTAGAAAAAGATAGATACATGAATTACAGCAGACAACTGAGCAGTGCAAGCGTAAATTGGAGTCAAAATATGACTGATACAAGGTCTGGAAATGATATACAAAGATTGCGCAGGACCCTCCAATGTATTGCATTAGAGTATTGGAGAAGGGGTTGGATTTTGTTATTGTGGTGGGTTACCATTGCTACCCTCTTTGGCTGGAAATTTTTCCAGTATAGAAACAGATCAACTTTTCAAGTCATGAGCTACTGCATACCCATAGCCAAGGGTGCTGCAGAGACACTCAAGTTCAACATGGCTCTCATCCTCTTACCAGTCTGTCGAAACACTCTTACATGGCTTCGTTCCACCGGAGCCAGGAAGTTTGTGCCCTTCGATGACAACATTAATTTCCACAAG ATGATTGCATTCGCCATAGCTGTTGCAGTCGCCGTTCATGCGGGCAGTCATCTGGCGTGTGATTTCCCCCTTCTCGTGAACTCATCTCCGGAAAAATTTTCACTTATATCTTCAGATTTCAATAACAAAAGACCCACGTACAAATCACTTCTGACCGGAGTAGAAGGCGTAACCGGTATCTCCATGGTTATTCTCATGGCCATCTCTTTCACTCTAGCAACTCACCACTTCCGGAGAAACGCTGTGAGGCTTCCTTCACCCTTTAACAGATTGACAGGCTTCAACGCATTTTGGTACTCACACCACCTTTTTGCTCTCGTCTACGTTCTGCTACTCGTCCATGGAACATTCTTGTATTTGACCCATCGGTGGTACCACAAAACG ACATGGATGTATATCTCTGTTCCTCTGCTGCTGTACATAGCAGAGCGTACTCTACGCACTCGAAGATCAGCACATTATACGGTGAAAATTCTGAAG GTATCGGGGCTACCAGGAAATGTCTTCAGCTTAATCATGTCTAAGCCTAATGGATTCAAGTACAAAAGCGGACAGTACATATTTTTACAATGTCCAAAAATCTCTCCCTTTGAGTG GCACCCATTTTCCATCACCTCAGCTCCAGGAGATGAGTACCTAAGTGTTCACATCCGAACAGTGGGAGACTGGACACAAGAACTTAAGCTTCTGCTGACAAAAGATGATGACAAATTGCCTTCGGTTAAACGTGGTGCGACGTTTGGTGAACTAATGCAACTGGATCAAAGAGG ACAACCGAGGCTGCTTGTCGATGGCCCTTATGGAGCTCCAGCACAGGACTACCAGAGCTTTGATGTACTACTCCTCATAGGATTAGGAATTGGAGCAACTCCTTTCATTAGCATTCTCAGAGATCTTCTCAGTAACACCAAAACACTGGATGAACTCGGG GAACCATCAAACACAGAAACAAGTCAAGCAACCAGATCAGACGAGAGCTCCAATAGTTTTACATCGTCAAACTTAACGCCCGGAGGAAATAAGAGATCACGAAGGACTACAAATGCTTATTTCTACTGGGTTACTAGGGAGCCTGGATCTTTCGAATGGTTTAAAGGAGTAATGGACGAAGTTGCAGAAATGGACcacaaa GGGCAAATTGAGCTCCACAATTATCTTACAAGTGTCTATGAAGAGGGGGATGCGAGATCAACCTTAATCACCATGATCCAAGCACTGAACCATGCCAAACATGGTGTTGACATCCTATCAGGCACTCGA GTAAGAACACACTTTGCTAGGCCTAATTGGAAAGAGGTTTTCAACAAGATTGCCTCCAAACATCCGTTTTCTACAGTAG GGGTGTTCTATTGCGGGATGCCAGTATTGGCAAAGGAGCTAAAGAAGCTATCAGTTGAACTCAGCCACAAGACAACTACACGCTTCGAGTTTCACAAGGAGTACTTCTGA
- the LOC114162728 gene encoding probable flavin-containing monooxygenase 1: protein MATLDNPSISVSKIAIIGAGVSGIAATKQLSHHNPIVFEASDSIGGVWSHCSYNSTKLQSHRRDYEFSDFPWPQRDNSDFPTHVEILEYLQSYAHHFDLVKNIRFNSEVVEILYVGGDHDVSSSFGDLPTTHHGTPLPGYPLWQLAVKTNHSHTIQWYAFEFVVVCTGKYGDIAKIPEFACNKGPEVFKGRIMHTLDYCKLDEDGATKLLKGKKVVVVGFKKSAIDLAMECAKANQGGEGEACTMIVRTPHWIVPHYWIWGLPFSIFYSTRFSQFLHQRPNQGLLKALLCLLLSPLRRGVSKFIESYLLWKLPLQKYGLRPEHPFEEDYASCQMAIVPENFFSEADKGKIIFKRASNWSFWSGGIQTEDNSKLEADVVLLATGFDGKKKLKRILPHPFRNFLDHPFGVIPLYRGTIHPLIPNMAFVGYIESVSNLASSEIRSMWLSALVDKKFEVPGVEKMLSDTVEEMNVMKRSSRFYKRHCISTYSINHCDEMCKDIGWSSWRKKSWIREAFSPYTSQDYRKQN from the exons TTGAGGCCTCTGATTCCATCGGTGGGGTGTGGAGCCATTGCTCCTACAACTCCACCAAGCTTCAGTCACACAGACGAGACTATGAGTTCAGTGATTTCCCTTGGCCCCAAAGAGACAATTCAGATTTCCCTACCCATGTGGAGATTTTGGAGTATTTGCAGTCCTATGCTCACCACTTTGACCTGGTTAAGAACATCAGGTTCAACTCCGAGGTGGTCGAAATTCTGTATGTTGGGGGGGACCATGATGTTTCTTCCAGTTTTGGAGACCTACCTACTACTCATCATGGAACCCCTCTCCCTGGTTACCCTCTTTGGCAACTTGCTGTCAAAACCAATCATTCACACACCATTCAG TGGTATGCGTTTGAGTTTGTAGTAGTTTGCACTGGAAAATATGGTGACATAGCAAAGATTCCAGAATTTGCATGCAATAAAGGTCCCGAAGTGTTCAAGGGTAGGATCATGCACACTCTTGATTACTGTAAACTTGACGAAGATGGTGCTACTAAGCTTCTCAAAGGAAAGAAGGTTGTGGTCGTTGGCTTCAAAAAATCTGCTATTGATTTGGCCATGGAGTGTGCAAAGGCAAACCAAG GAGGTGAGGGAGAAGCATGCACCATGATAGTGAGGACTCCACATTGGATAGTTCCCCATTATTGGATTTGGGGATTGCCATTTTCAATATTCTACTCAACAAGATTTTCTCAGTTCCTTCACCAAAGACCTAATCAAGGTTTACTAAAAGCCCTTCTGTGCCTCCTTCTATCTCCCTTG AGAAGAGGAGTTTCCAAGTTTATTGAGTCGTACCTGCTGTGGAAACTTCCATTGCAGAAGTATGGACTAAGACCAGAGCACCCCTTTGAGGAGGACTATGCCTCTTGTCAAATGGCCATTGTGCCAGAAAATTTCTTCTCTGAAGCTGATAAGGGAAAAATTATCTTCAAAAGAGCATCAAATTGGTCCTTCTGGAGTGGTGGAATTCAAACTGAAGACAACTCTAAACTTGAGGCCGATGTTGTTCTTCTTGCTACAGGTTTTGATGGAAAGAAAAAGCTCAAGAGAATCTTACCACATCCTTTTCGTAACTTCTTAGATCACCCATTTGGGGTTATTCCCTTATATAG GGGAACCATTCATCCATTAATTCCAAACATGGCCTTTGTGGGTTATATTGAGAGTGTTTCAAATCTTGCGAGTTCTGAGATACGTTCGATGTGGTTGTCTGCATTAGTGGATAAGAAATTTGAGGTCCCTGGTGTTGAGAAGATGCTTTCAGACACAGTTGAGGAGATGAATGTGATGAAAAGGTCAAGCAGGTTTTATAAAAGGCATTGCATTTCAACATATAGCATCAACCATTGTGATGAAATGTGTAAAGATATTGGGTGGAGTTCCTGGAGGAAGAAGAGTTGGATCAGAGAGGCTTTCAGTCCTTATACCAGTCAGGACtatagaaaacaaaactaa
- the LOC114164791 gene encoding uncharacterized protein LOC114164791 translates to MDSGVGYKLTGIRQIVRLKEMLQKWQNVTLGQKASIPTISDQVPNNDGSGLPLINKRVVNIMNTESDTEDSCQSPEPLPPPDVPKGYLAVYVGPELRRFIIPTTYLSHSLFKVLLEKAADEFGFDHSGALTIPCETETFKYLLKCIENQQKDQLNDKTSQPESSGTVEE, encoded by the coding sequence ATGGATAGCGGTGTAGGGTACAAATTAACAGGGATTAGGCAGATAGTGAGGTTAAAGGAAATGCTGCAGAAATGGCAGAACGTGACTTTAGGGCAAAAAGCTTCGATCCCCACCATTTCTGATCAAGTGCCTAATAACGATGGAAGTGGATTGCCACTGATAAACAAAAGGGTAGTGAATATTATGAACACCGAATCTGACACAGAAGATAGCTGCCAAAGTCCTGAACCGCTTCCACCACCCGACGTTCCAAAGGGATACTTGGCAGTGTATGTTGGACCTGAGCTTCGAAGGTTCATCATTCCCACCACTTATCTCAGCCACTCTCTCTTCAAAGTTTTGCTCGAAAAAGCTGCAGACGAATTTGGCTTTGATCACAGTGGAGCCCTCACCATCCCTTGTGAAACTGAGACCTTCAAGTACCTACTCAAGTGCATCGAGAATCAGCAGAAAGACCAACTCAATGATAAAACTTCACAACCTGAAAGCTCGGGAACTGTGGAAGAGTAA